In Streptomyces liangshanensis, the DNA window ACCGTGAGGGTGTCTCGGAGCGCGTGAACGGCAAGCGGTTCCTCGCGCCGGGCGTCGCGAGCGTGCCGGTCTAGCCGGGCACGACGGGCGGGCCGGTACGGGACCTCCGTACCGGCCCGTCGCGCGTTCCCGGGCGCTCAGACCCGGCTCCAGGCCTCCAGCGCCAACCCCGGCTCGTCCTTCTGACGGGTCACCCGCAGCGCGCCGTCCTCTCCCACGACCGCCAGGACCACCCGGCCGCGCCCGTCCGTCGCGAGGGCCGGAACTCCCGTGCAGGGCTCGCCCGTCGGGGTCCAGTTCAGGCCGGCCTCCTCGGTCTCCGTGGGGTACGCGGCGACCTGCGGGCGGCCGTCCGGGCCCCGCGCCGCGAGGATCGTGCAGTCGAGGCCGCCGACCGGGGTACGGAGCAGGGCCGGCAGGCCGCTGCCGGGGCCGCCGAGGTCCGTCGGGGCCGTACCGGGCCGCCAGGCGCGGAGCGTGCGGGTGCCGGTGTCGCGCCAGAAGTGCGTCACCCGGCCGGGGCCCGTGCACAGGCCGGTGGTCTCCTCCGCCGACGCCGCGGGCTCTTCGCCCTCCTCGGCCCGCTCCGGCTGCGCGTCGGGTTTCGGCCGTGCCCAGTGCGTCATCAGGCCGTCCGCCGGGCCCAGTATCTCGATCCGCCCGTCGTCGGTGACGGCCGCGCCCATCTCGCCGGTGATCTTCCCGCCCTCCGGCGTGACACCGCCCCAGCCGAGCCAGCGGCCGGTGGGTGACTGGCTGCGGTACGAGAGGTGGCCGTTGCCGTTGCGTACGAACAGGTGCACCGCTCCCCGCGCGTCGACGACCGCCGAGGGCCGCCCGGTCCTGGACGCGGCGTTGACGTCCTTCGTGTGCGGGGTGCCCAGGGGCTGCCAGTCCCGCAGGGCGCGGCCGGTCTGGAACTGCACCGCGTGCACGACCTCGCGGTTCTTGGGCCCGCCGGCGCGCGGGCGGTCCCGCAGGCCCAGCAGGTGCACGTAGCCCTCGGCGGTCTGGGCGAAGGCCAGATGCGGCAACAGCCCCGGGTGCGGCAGCAGTTCGGGCCCGGTCCAGCCGGGGCCGCCCGGCAGGGTCTCCGTCCAGCGCAGGACGCCGTCCGCCGTCGGGGCGTACGCCGTCAGCCTGTTGTCCTTGCCGCGCAGGAGCCAGCCGGTGGTCATGCCCGCAGCCGCCTTCCTGGACGCAGATGATACGGATCGGAGAGTCCCGCGGGCGCGGAAAACCCAGGGGTCGACTTTACCCGCCGCCCTCCGCCGGACACGCTTCGGCCCGTGGTCGCCGCCGGGCGGCCCGTACCCGGACGTGTGCCAGGGTGGCGGGATGAGGATTCTGCTGGTGGTCGACGCGGCGAACGTGGTCGGTTCGGTCCCCGACGGGTGGTGGCGCGACCGGCGCGGGGCCACCGAGCGGCTGCGCGACTCCCTGGTGCCGTACGGCGAGGCGGGGGTGGCCGGGCATCCGGGGCCGGTGGAGACCGTGTTGGTCGTCGAGGGCGCGGCCCGGGGCGTGGAGCCGGTGCCGGGGGTACGGGTCGAGGCTGCGTCCGGCAGCGGGGACGACCGGATCGTGGAGCTGGCGCGGGAGGCCGCGGCGGCGGGCCGCGGCTGCGTGGTCGCCACCGCCGACCGGGAGTTGCGCCGCCGGGTCGAGGCGTACGGCGCGTCGTGCGTGGGTCCCTCGGCGGTACGGCGGCGGCCCGGCGGCGGCGAGGGCTGACCCGGACAGACCCCAGGCCCTCGGCTACGGGTCGGTCCTCACGTAGATCACCGCGCCGTCGACGGTGTCCGGCAGCGGCTCGTACCGGTGGGCCAGGAAGCGGCGCAGGGTCGGCAGCCGGTCGGGGGCGAAGGGCTTGCCGCGCGAGTCGTCGACGATCAGGGCCGGTGGGCGGTCGCGGAGTTCGGCGCCGAGGACGGCCCACGTGCCCGCGACGGCGTACGCCTCGCCGACCCGGGGGCCGTCGCGGCCCCCGCTGTAGTTGGTGAGGAGCCCGGCCGTCAGGTAGCGGCTGGCCGGGGCGCGGTCGGCGAACCAGTACGTCTCGGGGTGTATCCCCCACACCAGGACCCGGTCGGTGGGCGCCGTGCGGGCCCGGACGGCGTCCGCGAGGCGCTGGGCGTGGGCCAGTTCGGGGCGGGGCGCGAGGACGCCCCAGAGGAGGAACACCACGCAGGTGCAGGCGGCGGCGGTCAGTGTGGGCGGGAGGCGGTCGCGGGGCAGGAGGTGGAGGCCCTCGGTCGCCAGCAGCACCAGGGGCGGCAGGAGTTGGAGGAAGTAGTGGCCGAAGAAGTGGAAGCCGGTGAGGACGGCGACGGCCGAGGAGGCGAGCCAGAGCCACAGGTCGCCGTCGCCGCGCGGGGCGGTCCTGCGGGCGAGGTGGAGGAGGGGCGGCAGCAGTGCCGCGCAGCCGAGGCCGAGGAGGGCGGTGTTGGCCAGGGCCCGCAGGAGGACGTGGAGTTCGGAGCCGGTGGGGGTGGCGTACGAGCCCGATCCGGTGACCGTCCAGAAGAGGAGTCCTGAGGGGGTGGTGAGCAGGGCGGTGGCGAGGAGTGGCAGGGCGAGGCCGGCCGCCAGGCGGGCCAGGGACAGGGGGGCGCGCGGGGTGCGGCCGAGCAGCCACAGGACGGGCAGGAGGACGGCTCCGCCGGTCTGCTTGGTCAGCAGCGCGCCCGCGACCGCGAGCCCGGCGGCGCCCCAACGGGCCTTGCCCGCGCACCACATGGCCGCGGCGGTGAACGGCAGTATGAAGACCTCGAACGTGGCGGCCTGGGTGTCCTCGGGGTTGAGGCCGACGGAGACGAGCAGGTACAGCACCCCGGCGGTGCGGCCGGCCCGGTCGCCCCAGCGGTGGCGGGCGGTGGCGGCGAGCAGCGCGGCGGTGACGAGGTGGGCGAGGACGGCGAGGGCGCGGACGCCGGAGAGGGTGGAGTCGCCGAGGAGGGCGAAGGTGGCCTCGTACAGCCAGGGCAGCAGGGGCGGTTTCCGGTCGACGACGGTGTCGTACAGCACTCCCCCGGCCGCCAGCATCCGCGCCTGGACGGCGAGATAGCCCTCGTCGGGGCTCCACAGGGGGTGGCGGAAAGACGGGAGCCGGGTGACGAGCGCCAGGAGGGCGAGGGCGGGGAGCAGCCGCCGCCAGTAGGCGGCGGCCGGGTTCGCGGGGCGGTCGGCGCGGGCGCGCGGGCGAGGGACGGCGGCCGGGCCCGGGCGGTCGGTGACGGGCGTGGTCACGCGCGGGGTGGCCGGCGGGCCCGGCTCGGGGCCGGCGGGTGCGGGGAGGGCGGCGGGTGGCGGCGGCTCGGCGAGCATGCGGGGCGCGTGCCGCCGTTCAGCGGGACCGGCCGAGGCGGCTGTGCCCTCGTCCGTACAGCAGGTAGACCGCGACGCCGACGAGCATCCAGATCCCGAACCGCAGCCAGGTCTCGGCGGGCAGGTTGAGCATCAGCCACAGCGAGGCGAGGACGGACGCGATCGGGACGAACGGCACGAGCGGGGTGCGGAACGAGCGGGGCAGGTCGGGCCGTTGGCGGCGCAGCAGGACCACGCCGATCGCGACGACGACGAACGCGAACAGGGTGCCGATGTTCACCAGGGAGGCCAGTTCGTCGATGGAGGTGAAGCCGGCGACGGCCGCCACGATCGACCCGAGCAGCAGGGTCGAGCGGTAGGGGGTGCCGAACCGGGGGTGGACGCGGGAGAACGTCCTCGGCAGCAGTCCGTCCCGGCTCATGGCGAAGAACACCCGGGTCTGGCCGAGGAGCAGGATCATGCAGACCGAGGTGAGGCCGACGGCGGCGCCGAAGCTGATCAGGCCGGCCCAGAAGGGGTGTCCGACGGCTTTGAAGGCGTCGGCGAGGGGCGCGTCGACGGTGAGGGCGGTGTACTTCTGCATGCCGGTGACGACGAGGGAGACGGCCACGTACAGGACGGTGCAGATGATGAGGGAGCCGAGGATGCCGCGCGGGACGTCCCGCTGGGGGTTGCGGGTCTCCTCGGCGGCGGTGGCGACGATGTCGAAGCCGATGAAGGCGAAGAAGACGACGGCCGCGGCGGTGAAGACGCCGAGGACGCCGAAGTCGGTGGGGGTGTAGCCGAAGATCAGCTGGACCAGGGGCGCCTGGAGGCCGCTGTCGCCGCTGGTGCTCTTCGCGGGCGGCACGAACGGGTGGTAGTTGGCGCCCTTGATGAAGAACGCGCCGACGACGATCACGATCAGGACGACGGTGACCTTGATCGCGACGATGACGTTCGTGATGAGCGAGGAGAGCTTCATCCCGGCGACGAGGATGCCGGTGAGGGCGAGGACCAGGAGGCAGGCGAGCAGGTCGAAGCCGAACGTCCCGTCGTGGGTGCCGGACAGGGCGGCCGGGAGGTGGAACCCGGCGGTGTCCAGCAGGGAGCGCAGGTAGCCGGACCAGCCGACCGCCACGACGGCGGAGCCCAGGGCCAGTTCGAGGACGAGGTCCCAGCCGATGATCCAGGCGGGCAGTTCGCCGAGGGAGGCGTAGGAGAACGTGTACGCGGATCCGGCGACGGGCACGGTCGAGGCGAACTCGGCGTAGCAGAGGGCGGCGAGCGCGCAGACCACTCCGGCGACGACGAACGCGAGGGCGGTGGCGGGTCCCGCGGTGTCCCGGGCGACCTTGCCGGTGAGGACGAAGATGCCCGTACCGATGATCACACCGACGCCGAAGACGGTGAGGTCCAGGGCGGAGAGCGACTTCTTGAGCGCGAACTCGGGGTCCTCGGTGTCCCGGAGGGACTGCTCGACGGATTTGGTACGGAACATGCCGGTGCCGGCGGGCAGGTCCTTGTCGGCAGGCTCCACATCCTGCTGTGTACTCATCGGCGTACCTCCGTGCGCGCGTCGTCCACGGCCATGATCGACCCCGGATACCCCGTAACGCCGTATTTCACACGGATGGGCCGGTCGGGCCGCCTGGTGGGGCGGTCCGGCCGGCCCGGGGACCGTCGGAGAAGGCGCGCACCCGGCCTCGCGGCCGGGAGCGGCTGTCAGTCGGGGAGCGGCTGTCAGTCGCGGGCGGCCTCGGTGGGCGAGTCCACCAGCCGGCCGTCCAACTTCGCGACCAGGCCGGTGACCTGGCGGGCGATGTCCGGCGCCGTCAGCCCGATCTCGGCGAGGACCTCCTTGCGAGAGGCGTGGTCGAGGAAGCGCGGCGGGATGCCGAAGTCCCGCAGCGGTACGTCGACCCCGGCGTCGCGCAGGGCCTGGGCGATCGCCGAACCGACGCCGCCGACACGGCTGTTGTCCTCGACCGTGACGACCACGCGGTGCTGCTCGGCGAGCGGGACGAGTGCCTCGTCGACGGGCTTGACCCAGCGCGGGTCGACCACCGTCGTCGTGATGCCCTGCTTGTCGAGGAGGTCGGCGATCTCCAGGCACATCGGCGCGAGCGCGCCGACGGAGACCAGCAGCACGTCGGCCGTGCCCTCGTCGGTCTTCCGCAGGACGTCGATCCCGCCGACCCGGGCGACCGCCGCGACGGCCGGGCCGACCGCGCCCTTGGAGAAGCGGACCACGGTCGGCGCGTCGTCCACGGCGACGGCCTCGCGCAGCTGCGAGCGGACCTGGTCGGCGTCGCGGGGCGCGGCGATGCGCAGACCCGGGACGCACTGGAGGATCGACATGTCCCACATGCCGTTGTGCGAGGCGCCGTCGGTGCCGGTGACACCGGCCCGGTCGAGGACGAACGTGACCCCGCAGCGGTGCAGCGCCACGTCCATCAGCACCTGGTCGAAAGCGCGGTTGAGGAACGTCGCGTACACGGCGAACACGGGGTGCAGTCCGCCGGTGGCCAGGCCCGCCGCGGAGGTCGCACCGTGCTGCTCGGCGATCCCGACGTCGTACACCCGGTCGGGGAACGTCTTGGCGAACGCGGCGAGGCCGACCGGCTGGAGCATCGCGGCGGTGATCGCGACGATGTCCGGGCGTTCCGTGCCGAGTTTGACCATCTCCTCGCCGAACACCGAGGTCCAGTCCATCCCGGCGGCGGCGATGGGCAGGCCGGTGTCGGGGTGGATGGGGCCGATGCCGTGGAACCGGTCGGCCTCGTCCTGCTCGGCCGGCTTGTAGCCGCGGCCCTTCTCGGTCAGGCAGTGCACGATGACGGGGCCGCCGAAACGCTTCGCCCGCAGGAGCGCAGACTCCAGTGCCTCGATGTCGTGGCCGTCGATCGGGCCGACGTACTTGAGGCCGAGGTCCTCGAACATGCCCTGCGGGGCGATGAAGTCCTTGAGGCCCTTCTTGGCGCCGTGCAGGGTCTCGTAGAGCGGCCGGCCGACGACCGGGGTGCGCTCCAGGAGGTCCTTGCCGCGGGCCAGGAAGCGTTCGTAGCCGTCGGTCGTGCGCAGGGTCGCGAGGTGGTTCGCGAGGCCGCCGATGGTCGGCGCGTAGGAGCGCTCGTTGTCGTTGACGACGATGACGAGCGGACGGTCCTTGGCCGCGGCGATGTTGTTCAGCGCCTCCCAGGCCATGCCGCCGGTGAGCGCCCCGTCACCGATGACGGCGACGACGTGGTCGTCCTTGCGGAGCACCTCGTTGGCCTTGGCGAGTCCGTCCGCCCAGCCCAGCACGGTGGACGCGTGCGAGTTCTCGATGACGTCGTGGTCGGACTCCGCCCGGGAGGGGTATCCGGAGAGTCCGCCCTTGCTCTTGAGCCGGGAGAAGTCCTGGCGCCCTGTGAGCAGCTTGTGCACGTAGGACTGGTGGCCCGTGTCGAAGAGGACACGGTCCTTGGGTGACTCGAACACGCGGTGCAGGGCGATGGTCAGCTCGACCACACCGAGATTGGGTCCGAGGTGGCCACCTGTCTTGGAGACAGCGTCCACGAGGAAGGACCGGATTTCTCCGGCCAGCTGCTCCAGCTGCTCCGGGCCGAGCCGGTCCAGATCGC includes these proteins:
- a CDS encoding glycosyltransferase family 39 protein, which encodes MLAEPPPPAALPAPAGPEPGPPATPRVTTPVTDRPGPAAVPRPRARADRPANPAAAYWRRLLPALALLALVTRLPSFRHPLWSPDEGYLAVQARMLAAGGVLYDTVVDRKPPLLPWLYEATFALLGDSTLSGVRALAVLAHLVTAALLAATARHRWGDRAGRTAGVLYLLVSVGLNPEDTQAATFEVFILPFTAAAMWCAGKARWGAAGLAVAGALLTKQTGGAVLLPVLWLLGRTPRAPLSLARLAAGLALPLLATALLTTPSGLLFWTVTGSGSYATPTGSELHVLLRALANTALLGLGCAALLPPLLHLARRTAPRGDGDLWLWLASSAVAVLTGFHFFGHYFLQLLPPLVLLATEGLHLLPRDRLPPTLTAAACTCVVFLLWGVLAPRPELAHAQRLADAVRARTAPTDRVLVWGIHPETYWFADRAPASRYLTAGLLTNYSGGRDGPRVGEAYAVAGTWAVLGAELRDRPPALIVDDSRGKPFAPDRLPTLRRFLAHRYEPLPDTVDGAVIYVRTDP
- a CDS encoding NYN domain-containing protein — its product is MRILLVVDAANVVGSVPDGWWRDRRGATERLRDSLVPYGEAGVAGHPGPVETVLVVEGAARGVEPVPGVRVEAASGSGDDRIVELAREAAAAGRGCVVATADRELRRRVEAYGASCVGPSAVRRRPGGGEG
- a CDS encoding amino acid permease, producing the protein MSTQQDVEPADKDLPAGTGMFRTKSVEQSLRDTEDPEFALKKSLSALDLTVFGVGVIIGTGIFVLTGKVARDTAGPATALAFVVAGVVCALAALCYAEFASTVPVAGSAYTFSYASLGELPAWIIGWDLVLELALGSAVVAVGWSGYLRSLLDTAGFHLPAALSGTHDGTFGFDLLACLLVLALTGILVAGMKLSSLITNVIVAIKVTVVLIVIVVGAFFIKGANYHPFVPPAKSTSGDSGLQAPLVQLIFGYTPTDFGVLGVFTAAAVVFFAFIGFDIVATAAEETRNPQRDVPRGILGSLIICTVLYVAVSLVVTGMQKYTALTVDAPLADAFKAVGHPFWAGLISFGAAVGLTSVCMILLLGQTRVFFAMSRDGLLPRTFSRVHPRFGTPYRSTLLLGSIVAAVAGFTSIDELASLVNIGTLFAFVVVAIGVVLLRRQRPDLPRSFRTPLVPFVPIASVLASLWLMLNLPAETWLRFGIWMLVGVAVYLLYGRGHSRLGRSR
- the dxs gene encoding 1-deoxy-D-xylulose-5-phosphate synthase, with translation MALLTHIRGPRDLDRLGPEQLEQLAGEIRSFLVDAVSKTGGHLGPNLGVVELTIALHRVFESPKDRVLFDTGHQSYVHKLLTGRQDFSRLKSKGGLSGYPSRAESDHDVIENSHASTVLGWADGLAKANEVLRKDDHVVAVIGDGALTGGMAWEALNNIAAAKDRPLVIVVNDNERSYAPTIGGLANHLATLRTTDGYERFLARGKDLLERTPVVGRPLYETLHGAKKGLKDFIAPQGMFEDLGLKYVGPIDGHDIEALESALLRAKRFGGPVIVHCLTEKGRGYKPAEQDEADRFHGIGPIHPDTGLPIAAAGMDWTSVFGEEMVKLGTERPDIVAITAAMLQPVGLAAFAKTFPDRVYDVGIAEQHGATSAAGLATGGLHPVFAVYATFLNRAFDQVLMDVALHRCGVTFVLDRAGVTGTDGASHNGMWDMSILQCVPGLRIAAPRDADQVRSQLREAVAVDDAPTVVRFSKGAVGPAVAAVARVGGIDVLRKTDEGTADVLLVSVGALAPMCLEIADLLDKQGITTTVVDPRWVKPVDEALVPLAEQHRVVVTVEDNSRVGGVGSAIAQALRDAGVDVPLRDFGIPPRFLDHASRKEVLAEIGLTAPDIARQVTGLVAKLDGRLVDSPTEAARD